Genomic window (Heliangelus exortis chromosome W unlocalized genomic scaffold, bHelExo1.hap1 SUPER_W_unloc_2, whole genome shotgun sequence):
cccccttccaaATTCCAACCTCATCCCCAGGTCCGGTCCCTCCCCCCCGaggcccctccccaccttttctttctccccctgcTGCTTCCCGTGATCGCACTGCAGCTCCCGGGAAGTTTCGCTCCTCCACCTTGGGACTGCACCCACACCCCCCGCCCTGCAGCCAGGACCCCCCAACTGGTGAGTGCCAGAGCAtcgcccccccacccccaccagcttgagctgtgtcccctctgcaggtactgggaggtgatgggaggtgatgggaggggagTGGTTATCCCAGTACTGCCCAAACTGGGGGCGAGCAGCACAAgatgggggatggagggggatgggtGAGAGGGGGGAACTAAACTTAtccctggggtgagggtggtgggattGGTGACCCTCAACTTTTTAaggagggtggaggagctgtgatTGGGTCTCCCCCCACTTCATCCGGGGATTCCCAACTCCTTCTGGTTTGCAGGGCTGTGATAGGGGATCCCAAAGTCATCCCAATGGTTTGGGGGCTTCAGCTGGAGACCCTCAAATCACCCTGGAGCCAGGGGTAATGATGGCAAGTCTAGAATACTTCCAGGGGACTTAATAATCCCAGGGCTGAAGAGCCAATATCAGGGGCTCCAAAAATTTCTCAGGAGatcccacctcatcccagtAGATGGCAGCTCATCCTGCATGTGGGTGCAATAGGGGAATCCCAAGGTCTTGGTGGGATTTGGTACCATGACGGGGAATCCAAGATCATACAAAAGTGGTTGATTGAGATATAAGGCCCTGAATCACCCCAGGGGTTTTAGGCAGCAATGGGGGAGACCTAAATTACCTCTTGCAGTGTCAGTACAATTGGGTCATCACAGCTCAAGGCAGGTGTGGCTGaaaaccccagcaccccctgccccacaaAGTGGCCCCTTTGGGTTTTGGGTGCCAGCGTAGATCCTAAATAGGAAGTAAAAGATGATCAGTGAGTGTCCAAGTCTATGGTTAACCTCTCTATACCACCTCACACTCCATTTTCACTCACAGTAAGTTTGATGTAGGTTTTAGCTGCCCCCAGAACACAAAAACGCCAAACTCTACTTTGTTAGCACACTAGGGCTTCTTTCCCAAAAATGGGGTGACtcagtctgggaaaaaaacctcactgggtgccttaaggaaaaggaaagctttcaGTCAAAGTGTGATTTtggataaaaataattgaatccATCCAGGATTAAAATTTGACACTGGCGAGCAATGCAGGAGAAGGTTTAGGATCCGCTCAGCCCATCTCCACCATCAGAAAATCCTTCAGGGTTAGAGACCCCAGAGGTGTCCTGACTGCGGGGGACAGTTTAGTGACAGCTCGGATCTGGTCCAACGGTGACACCATCACACAGGCACCATGTCCTACACCTGCCCTGACTGCGGGAAAGATTTTCGGTGGAGATCAGCTTTCATCGAGCATCAACGGATCCATACGGATGAGAAACCCTTTAAATGTTctgagtgtgggaaggagtttgcCCAGAGTTCCTCTTTATCAAAGCATCGCCGCATCCACACGGGAGAGAAACCCtataagtgtctggagtgtgggaaggagttttccCGGAGATCCAATTTATCACAGCATCGCCGCATCCACACAGGAGAGAAACCCtataagtgtctggagtgtgggaaggagtttgcCCACAGTTCCCATTTATCACGCCATCACCGCATCCATACAGGAGAGAAGTTGTATCCCTGCACTCACTGTGGGAAAGCCTTCAACAACAGCACCTCTTGGATTAATCACCAACATGTCCACACTGGGGAAAAACCCTACACGTGTCCCCAGTGTGGGAAGGGCTTCAGAGCCAGCTCGAGTCTCACCCAACACTTACGGATCCATAGGGGTGAACGTCCCTACAAGTGTCCTGACTGTGGGAAGAGCTTCAGGCGAAGCCACACTTTGAAGAACCATCAACGCCTCCATACCAGTGAAAAACATTAAAGCTACACCCAGTGCAAGATAAGATTTTACTGGAAATTAGATTTCATCTGTCATTACGCGACCCATCACAGCCATCACCAAGTATGAAGGGTCAAGTTGACCTCATTTTCCAAGCTCCATCACACCAATGAtgctttctccagcttctcatGGAGAACAAAATGCAGTCAGCTCAGGAACCACTTCATGTCCCATCCAAAATTTgactttttatatttgtttcagCGTCAcgaatgtttttttccaaataaggaaaaaacaggaaagtatCCTCCTAAAGGGATGTGGCAGGATGGGATCCTGGACACTTTTCCTGCACACCAGGCTGGGCgtgcagctgagggagcagtagaagagggaggcagcagactgcAGGACAATGCTGACAGCAACAGAGCAGGATCATCTCtactacatggtttttaaatccttccagggatggtgattctacCACCTTCCTGGGCTGACCAGTCCAACACCTAACGActctctcagaaaagaaatgagagatctgacctaaacctcccctggttcaacttcaggccatgtcctcttgtcctctcattgttcacttgagagaagaggccagcacccacctcaacacaacctcctgtcagggagttggagagagcaagaagctctcctctcagcctcatcttctccaaactgcacattcccaattccctcagtctctcctcagagcacttcttctccagacccttcaccaccttgtAGATGCCTGCAgactccaggagctggcacagctcttcagaggagcGTTACTGCTCCTTGCCTGTCAGGAGGGATGCTTCATGAGCTCTCCTGAAACCTCTGTGACACCAGGGGTGATGTGATGGGACACCTCGAGCAGCCTGCAGTAAGGCTTCTGTCAGCTGTCCCCTGAAA
Coding sequences:
- the LOC139790596 gene encoding zinc finger protein 664-like; its protein translation is MSYTCPDCGKDFRWRSAFIEHQRIHTDEKPFKCSECGKEFAQSSSLSKHRRIHTGEKPYKCLECGKEFSRRSNLSQHRRIHTGEKPYKCLECGKEFAHSSHLSRHHRIHTGEKLYPCTHCGKAFNNSTSWINHQHVHTGEKPYTCPQCGKGFRASSSLTQHLRIHRGERPYKCPDCGKSFRRSHTLKNHQRLHTSEKH